A DNA window from Delphinus delphis chromosome 6, mDelDel1.2, whole genome shotgun sequence contains the following coding sequences:
- the LOC132426826 gene encoding LOW QUALITY PROTEIN: olfactory receptor 13F1-like (The sequence of the model RefSeq protein was modified relative to this genomic sequence to represent the inferred CDS: deleted 1 base in 1 codon; substituted 1 base at 1 genomic stop codon), whose product MFQANLTSVTIFVFLGFSHYPKAEVIIFVLCLLMYLITLLGNIILISITILDSSLYTPMYFFLSNLSCLDVWYTSSAFPPMLINFVSGKNTTSFSGCAAQMYFSLAMRSTECVLLSMMAYDXYVAICNPLRYPIIMNKRICVQIAAGSWVTGCFTALVEPVSVLQLSLCGSSVINHFACEILAVLKLVCVDTSMVQLIMLVITVLLVPMLMLSICISYAFILSNILRISSVDGQRKAFSTCAAHLTVVVLFHGTALSMYLKPSSVDSQEIDKFMTLVYGALTPMLNPIIYSLRNKEVKAALKKLLFRNSLVMF is encoded by the exons ATGTTCCAGGCAAATTTGACATCTGTAACAATTTTTGTCTTCCTGGGATTTTCCCACTACCCCAAAGCTGAGGTCATCATATTTGTGCTGTGCTTGCTGATGTACCTGATCACCTTGCTGGGTAATATAATTCTGATCTCCATCACCATCCTGGATTCCAGCCTATACACACCCATGTACTTCTTCCTCAGCAACCTCTCTTGTTTAGATGTCTGGTACACCTCTTCTGCTTTCCCTCCAATGCTGATAAACTTTGTTTCAGGGAAAAACACTACC TCATTCTCCGGGTGTGCCGCTCAGATGTACTTCTCTCTTGCCATGCGCTCCACTGAGTGTGTGCTCCTGTCCATGATGGCATATGACTGATATGTGGCCATCTGCAACCCCCTGAGATACCCCATCATCATGAACAAGAGGATTTGTGTGCAGATTGCAGCTGGTTCCTGGGTGACAGGCTGCTTCACTGCCCTGGTGGAACCAGTGTCTGTATTGCAGCTGTCTCTGTGTGGTAGTAGTGTCATCAATCATTTTGCTTGTGAAATTCTGGCTGTCTTAAAACTAGTTTGTGTGGACACCTCCATGGTGCAATTAATCATGCTGGTGATCACCGTACTTCTTGTTCCTATGCTGATGCTTTCAATTTGTATCTCTTATGCTTTCATCCTCTCCAACATCCTGAGAATCAGCTCAGTGGATGGTCAAAGAAAAGCCTTTTCAACATGTGCAGCCCATCTGACTGTGGTGGTTTTGTTCCATGGGACAGCTCTCTCCATGTACCTGAAGCCCTCATCTGTAGATTCACaggaaatagataaatttatgACTTTGGTATATGGTGCGTTAACCCCCATGTTGAATCCTATCATCTATAGTCTACGAAACAAAGAGGTGAAAGCAGCTTTGAAAAAATTGCTGTTTAGAAATTCTTTggtaatgttttaa